A region from the Citrobacter koseri ATCC BAA-895 genome encodes:
- a CDS encoding ECF transporter S component translates to MARRQFSSQSLALIVIAIAINMIGGQLISMLKLPVFLDSIGTLISAVLLGPIVGMLTGLLTNVLWGLLTDPIAAAFAPVAMVIGLVAGWLARAGWFRTLPKVVASGVVITLAVTVVAVPLRTTLFGGVTGSGADLFVAWMHSVGQNLVESVAITVLGANLVDKILTAIIVWVLLRQLPLRTTRHFPTMSPVR, encoded by the coding sequence ATGGCGCGTCGCCAGTTTTCCAGCCAGTCCCTGGCTTTGATCGTGATTGCTATCGCCATCAATATGATCGGCGGACAGCTCATCAGCATGTTGAAGTTACCGGTTTTCCTCGACTCCATCGGGACGTTGATCAGCGCCGTCCTGCTCGGCCCGATTGTCGGCATGTTAACCGGGTTGCTCACCAACGTACTCTGGGGATTATTAACCGATCCCATCGCCGCCGCCTTTGCGCCGGTCGCGATGGTGATTGGTCTGGTCGCCGGTTGGCTGGCGCGTGCCGGATGGTTTCGCACCCTGCCAAAAGTGGTGGCCAGCGGCGTGGTGATTACGCTGGCGGTCACAGTTGTCGCCGTGCCGCTGCGAACCACGCTGTTTGGCGGTGTGACCGGAAGCGGCGCCGACCTGTTTGTCGCCTGGATGCACTCTGTCGGTCAGAACCTGGTGGAGTCCGTTGCGATTACCGTCCTGGGGGCGAATCTGGTCGATAAAATCCTGACCGCGATTATCGTCTGGGTGCTGTTGCGCCAGTTGCCATTACGCACCACGCGCCATTTCCCAACGATGTCGCCCGTGCGCTAA
- a CDS encoding energy-coupling factor transporter transmembrane component T — translation MHPFTSLTLWALAACTTLLLPAGMALTLYSAATFLCLLGISATRPRAKYVAWLMFSLGFGLWLVHGGWLTEWISGQPRDPQRWQHAVTLWLRILAIVSTSQLWMQYVPVRQFIRALFASRLPPGIAYLFAGPLLVVEQLKRQLSIIHEAQRARGVPLDERWYQRLRAMPALIVPLTHNALNDLAVRGAALDMRAFRLHRRRTTLWAPEDSARQRVARYSMILAMLVETGVWIWLR, via the coding sequence ATGCACCCTTTTACCTCGTTAACGCTCTGGGCGCTGGCCGCCTGCACCACGCTGCTGCTTCCTGCCGGCATGGCGCTCACGCTGTACAGCGCGGCGACGTTTCTCTGTTTACTGGGGATAAGCGCCACGCGCCCGCGGGCGAAATATGTCGCGTGGCTGATGTTTTCTCTGGGGTTCGGCCTATGGCTGGTACACGGAGGCTGGCTGACCGAGTGGATCAGCGGCCAGCCGCGCGATCCGCAACGCTGGCAACACGCCGTCACGCTCTGGCTACGGATTCTGGCGATAGTCTCCACCTCACAGTTGTGGATGCAGTACGTGCCGGTTCGCCAGTTTATTCGCGCCCTGTTCGCCTCACGCCTGCCGCCGGGCATCGCCTACCTGTTTGCCGGCCCACTACTGGTTGTCGAACAGCTAAAACGCCAGCTGTCGATCATTCATGAAGCCCAGCGCGCCCGCGGCGTGCCGCTGGACGAACGTTGGTATCAGCGACTTCGCGCCATGCCTGCGCTTATCGTTCCGTTAACGCACAATGCGCTCAACGATCTGGCGGTTCGCGGCGCGGCATTGGATATGCGGGCGTTTCGTTTACATCGCCGTCGCACCACATTGTGGGCGCCGGAGGACAGCGCCCGGCAACGGGTCGCACGCTACAGCATGATACTGGCGATGCTGGTCGAAACCGGAGTGTGGATATGGTTACGCTAG
- a CDS encoding energy-coupling factor ABC transporter ATP-binding protein, whose protein sequence is MVTLEQFRYHPTHATRAPLCFDFHYDTPGIVAIFGNNGSGKSTLAQLMAGWFPDFLPGAIDGKGELLCTPIGQRSLAEHAQTIQLVQQSPWLQLSGCTFSVEEEIAFGPENLALREAEILRRVDAALSLTECQPLRHRHPGTLSGGETQRVVIASALAMQPKLLILDEAFSRLTAQATALLLARLQDWAHTQQALIILFERDPAPFLAYCDRTWQLHNEGLSLRC, encoded by the coding sequence ATGGTTACGCTAGAGCAGTTCCGTTATCACCCGACACATGCGACGCGCGCCCCGCTGTGCTTCGATTTTCATTACGACACGCCCGGTATCGTGGCGATTTTTGGCAATAACGGCAGCGGAAAAAGTACGCTGGCGCAGTTAATGGCGGGCTGGTTTCCCGATTTTCTTCCCGGCGCGATCGACGGCAAAGGCGAACTGTTATGCACGCCCATAGGGCAGCGCTCCCTGGCGGAACACGCGCAAACCATCCAGCTTGTCCAGCAGTCGCCCTGGCTGCAACTTTCCGGCTGTACCTTCAGCGTAGAGGAAGAGATCGCGTTCGGCCCGGAAAACCTTGCGCTCAGAGAAGCGGAGATCCTGCGTCGCGTTGATGCCGCGCTCTCGCTGACGGAATGCCAGCCATTGCGCCATCGCCACCCGGGTACGCTTTCCGGCGGGGAAACTCAGCGCGTGGTGATTGCCAGCGCACTCGCTATGCAGCCGAAACTGTTGATTCTTGATGAAGCGTTCAGCCGTTTAACGGCTCAGGCCACGGCGCTGCTGCTGGCGCGTTTACAGGACTGGGCGCATACGCAACAGGCGTTAATCATTCTTTTTGAGCGTGACCCCGCCCCCTTTCTCGCCTATTGCGATCGCACATGGCAGTTGCACAACGAAGGATTATCTTTACGATGCTGA
- a CDS encoding ABC transporter ATP-binding protein, whose amino-acid sequence MLTLEQVTFRWPGAATPCLHDISLTLNAGEWLALTGDNGAGKSTLLRIMAGLLTPSSGDVLLQGTPIAQRKNRERAQILGVLFQEAENQLFHSNVAEEVAFGLRLQKLPPTEIAQRTATALKLCALEEVADMHPLDLHTAQRRMVAVASLDVMRPAILTLDEPSRDFDAHWLAIFENWLAVCRQRGTSVVAISHDAAFTQRHFSRVVRLHNGAITGARQATPAQDDTHPLPSSLT is encoded by the coding sequence ATGCTGACGCTAGAACAGGTGACTTTTCGCTGGCCGGGCGCCGCTACTCCCTGCCTTCACGATATCTCACTGACGCTGAACGCAGGGGAATGGCTGGCGCTGACCGGTGATAACGGCGCGGGGAAATCGACGCTTCTGCGCATCATGGCTGGCTTACTCACTCCGTCATCCGGCGACGTGCTGCTTCAGGGAACGCCGATTGCGCAACGCAAAAACCGCGAACGCGCGCAGATTCTCGGCGTGCTGTTTCAGGAAGCGGAAAACCAGCTTTTTCACAGTAATGTCGCCGAAGAGGTCGCTTTTGGCTTGCGGCTACAAAAGTTGCCGCCGACCGAAATTGCGCAACGCACCGCTACGGCGCTGAAATTATGCGCTCTGGAAGAGGTCGCGGATATGCATCCGTTAGATCTTCATACGGCGCAACGCCGTATGGTCGCTGTTGCCAGTCTTGACGTCATGAGACCAGCAATTCTGACGCTTGATGAACCCAGCCGGGATTTTGACGCCCACTGGCTGGCAATCTTTGAAAACTGGCTCGCGGTTTGCCGACAACGGGGAACCAGCGTGGTGGCGATCAGTCATGACGCCGCCTTTACGCAGCGCCATTTTTCCAGGGTGGTTCGTCTGCATAACGGGGCCATTACTGGGGCTCGTCAGGCAACGCCTGCGCAAGACGATACTCACCCTTTGCCGTCATCTCTAACGTAA
- a CDS encoding nucleoside/nucleotide kinase family protein, which produces MKISLQINGLMTDAWYDDDEVENVHKPLLRHLATLNAKTPERRTVIFLSAPPGTGKSTLTTFWEYLSRNDPELPTIQTLPMDGFHHYNRWLDEHELRAAKGAPETFNVEKLASNLRQLHEQNATWPQYDRQLHDPVENAIQVTALVVIIEGNWLLYNAPSWRELRQYCDYSLFIRAPADVLRGRLIARKQAGGLSEEQAQIFFDRTDGPNVCRVLENSLPASLTLEMTAKGEYRLAQALPDEPQ; this is translated from the coding sequence GTGAAAATATCGCTCCAGATTAATGGGCTGATGACCGACGCCTGGTATGATGACGATGAAGTAGAAAATGTCCATAAACCGCTGTTACGGCATCTGGCAACATTAAACGCGAAAACACCTGAGCGCCGCACCGTTATTTTTCTGAGCGCCCCGCCAGGAACAGGAAAGTCAACGCTCACCACCTTCTGGGAATATCTGTCGCGTAACGATCCAGAATTACCGACGATCCAGACGCTGCCGATGGATGGCTTCCATCATTATAATCGCTGGCTGGATGAGCATGAACTACGCGCCGCTAAAGGTGCGCCTGAAACCTTTAACGTTGAAAAACTGGCGAGTAATTTACGTCAGCTCCATGAGCAGAATGCAACCTGGCCTCAATATGATCGCCAACTGCATGACCCTGTCGAAAATGCCATTCAGGTGACGGCGCTTGTCGTTATTATTGAAGGAAACTGGCTGTTGTATAACGCGCCGTCCTGGCGCGAGCTACGGCAGTATTGCGATTATTCACTGTTTATCCGCGCGCCTGCCGATGTGCTACGCGGACGTTTAATCGCACGTAAACAGGCAGGAGGACTGAGCGAAGAGCAGGCGCAGATATTTTTTGACCGTACCGACGGGCCTAACGTTTGTCGGGTGCTGGAAAACAGCTTACCTGCGAGTCTTACGTTAGAGATGACGGCAAAGGGTGAGTATCGTCTTGCGCAGGCGTTGCCTGACGAGCCCCAGTAA
- a CDS encoding MltR family transcriptional regulator has translation MTTLTEDDVLEQLDAQDNLLSFMATANDILLQAIKNFLPSLFVNNDEEIVEYAVKPLLAQSGPLDDIDVAIRLIYALGKMDKWLYADVIHFSQFYQYLREQHEIPRFSDDITWDFMSNVNSITTNATLYNSLKSMKFADFAIYSEIRFVTMIKTGLALAVTTILRELTP, from the coding sequence ATGACGACGTTGACAGAAGATGATGTACTTGAGCAACTGGACGCTCAGGATAATTTACTTTCGTTTATGGCAACCGCAAATGACATCCTGTTGCAGGCCATCAAAAATTTTCTGCCGTCATTATTCGTCAATAACGATGAAGAAATCGTCGAATATGCAGTGAAGCCGTTACTGGCTCAAAGCGGCCCGCTTGATGACATTGATGTGGCAATACGTTTGATTTATGCGTTGGGAAAAATGGATAAATGGCTGTATGCCGATGTGATTCACTTTTCTCAGTTTTATCAGTATTTACGTGAACAGCATGAAATCCCCCGTTTTTCTGATGATATCACCTGGGATTTTATGAGTAACGTCAATAGCATAACGACGAATGCTACACTCTACAATTCGTTGAAATCAATGAAGTTTGCAGATTTCGCCATCTATTCAGAAATACGTTTTGTCACCATGATCAAAACCGGGTTGGCTTTAGCGGTAACGACGATATTAAGGGAATTAACACCGTGA
- the glpX gene encoding class II fructose-bisphosphatase: protein MMSLAWPLFRITEQAALAAWPQTGCGDKNKIDGLAVTAMRQSLNEVAMRGKIVIGEGEIDHAPMLYIGEEVGTGTGPSVDIAVDPIEGTRMVAMGQNNALSVMALAPQGSLLHAPDMYMRKLVVNRQAKGAINLALSLEENLRNIAAALNKPLTSLRMATLDKPRHQAVIQQAAQLGVKVFALPDGDVAASVLTCQQHHPFDVMYAIGGAPEGVISACAVKALDGDMQAELIDFCQAKGETAEHRLIANDELRRCKQMGVAVNRVYTLDELVGSQDILFSATGVTGGDLLHGVQKTENGVSTQTLLIGGIDRTCNIIDSLHCW, encoded by the coding sequence ATGATGTCTCTGGCGTGGCCGCTTTTTCGGATTACGGAACAGGCAGCGCTTGCTGCCTGGCCGCAAACCGGATGCGGCGATAAAAACAAAATCGATGGACTGGCGGTGACAGCCATGCGTCAGTCATTAAATGAAGTCGCCATGCGGGGCAAAATTGTTATCGGCGAAGGCGAAATCGACCATGCGCCGATGTTGTATATCGGTGAGGAGGTCGGAACCGGGACAGGGCCGAGCGTGGATATCGCCGTCGACCCGATTGAGGGAACGCGCATGGTGGCGATGGGGCAGAATAATGCGTTGTCCGTGATGGCGCTGGCGCCGCAGGGGAGCCTGCTGCATGCGCCTGACATGTATATGCGCAAACTGGTGGTTAACCGTCAGGCGAAGGGGGCGATTAACCTCGCGTTATCGCTGGAAGAGAACCTGCGTAATATTGCCGCTGCGCTGAATAAGCCGCTCACGTCGTTGCGTATGGCGACGCTGGATAAACCGCGCCATCAGGCGGTTATTCAGCAGGCCGCGCAGCTTGGCGTTAAGGTGTTTGCTTTGCCGGATGGTGATGTCGCCGCCAGCGTATTAACCTGCCAGCAACATCATCCGTTCGATGTGATGTACGCTATTGGCGGCGCGCCGGAAGGGGTGATATCAGCCTGCGCCGTGAAGGCGCTTGATGGTGATATGCAGGCTGAGTTGATTGACTTTTGTCAGGCGAAAGGTGAAACGGCGGAACACCGATTGATCGCGAACGATGAGTTACGTCGCTGTAAGCAAATGGGTGTCGCGGTGAACCGGGTTTATACGCTGGATGAACTCGTGGGAAGCCAGGATATTCTGTTTTCAGCAACGGGCGTAACGGGAGGCGATCTGTTACATGGCGTGCAGAAAACGGAAAATGGCGTCAGTACGCAAACATTACTGATCGGCGGCATCGATCGAACGTGTAATATAATAGACTCTCTGCATTGCTGGTGA
- a CDS encoding zinc-binding dehydrogenase, with protein sequence MKTKVAAIYGKQDVRIREFELPEITDNELLVSVISDSVCLSTWKAATLGSEHKRVPDDLENHPVITGHECAGIIVEVGKNLTDKYKKGQRFVLQPAMGLPSGYSAGYSYEYFGGNATYMIIPELAINLGCVLPYHGSYFAAASLAEPMCCIIGAYNANYHTTPYVYEHRMGVKPGGNIALLACAGPMGIGAIDYAINGGIQPSRVVVVDIDEARLSQAKKLLPVELAAAKGIELVYVNTCGMENPTAKLRALTEDAGFDDVFVYAAVPAVVEMADTLLAEDGCLNFFAGPTDKDFKVPFNFYNVHYNSTHVVGTSGGSTDDMKEAIALSATGQLQPSFMVTHIGGLDAVPETVLNLPNIPGGKKLIYNGVTMPLTAIADFAEKGKTDPLFKALARLVEETHGIWNENAERYLLAQFGVDIGEAAA encoded by the coding sequence ATGAAGACCAAAGTAGCTGCTATTTATGGTAAGCAGGATGTTCGCATCCGCGAGTTTGAATTGCCTGAAATTACAGATAATGAACTTTTAGTGAGTGTAATATCAGACAGCGTGTGTTTATCGACATGGAAAGCCGCCACGTTAGGTAGCGAGCATAAACGTGTGCCTGATGACTTAGAGAATCACCCGGTTATTACTGGTCATGAGTGCGCAGGTATTATTGTTGAGGTGGGGAAAAACCTGACCGATAAATATAAAAAGGGACAACGTTTTGTGTTGCAACCGGCGATGGGGTTGCCCAGCGGATATTCAGCGGGATATAGCTATGAATATTTTGGCGGCAATGCGACGTATATGATTATTCCTGAGCTGGCGATTAACCTCGGCTGTGTTTTACCGTATCACGGCTCTTATTTCGCGGCGGCGTCACTGGCAGAACCCATGTGCTGTATTATCGGCGCATACAATGCGAACTACCACACGACGCCTTATGTTTATGAGCACCGTATGGGGGTGAAACCCGGCGGTAATATTGCGCTTCTGGCGTGTGCCGGGCCGATGGGGATCGGCGCCATTGATTATGCCATCAACGGTGGTATCCAGCCTTCGCGAGTGGTGGTGGTCGATATTGATGAAGCCCGTCTGTCACAAGCGAAAAAACTGCTGCCGGTCGAGCTGGCGGCGGCGAAGGGGATTGAGCTTGTTTATGTGAATACCTGCGGCATGGAAAACCCGACGGCAAAACTGCGTGCGCTAACGGAAGATGCGGGTTTCGATGACGTTTTCGTTTATGCCGCCGTCCCGGCGGTGGTGGAAATGGCCGATACACTGCTGGCTGAAGACGGTTGTCTGAACTTTTTCGCGGGCCCAACGGATAAAGATTTTAAGGTTCCGTTTAACTTCTATAACGTGCATTACAACAGTACCCATGTTGTGGGAACGTCCGGCGGTTCGACCGATGACATGAAAGAGGCCATTGCGTTGAGCGCCACAGGGCAACTACAGCCTTCATTTATGGTAACGCACATTGGCGGGCTGGATGCCGTCCCGGAAACGGTGCTTAACCTGCCCAATATTCCGGGCGGGAAAAAACTCATTTATAACGGCGTGACCATGCCGCTGACCGCTATCGCCGATTTTGCCGAAAAAGGAAAAACCGACCCGTTATTCAAAGCGCTGGCGCGTCTGGTTGAAGAGACGCACGGCATCTGGAATGAAAACGCGGAGAGATATTTGCTGGCGCAGTTTGGCGTAGATATTGGGGAGGCGGCGGCATGA
- a CDS encoding PTS mannitol transporter subunit IICB: protein MEHKSARAKVQAFGGFLTAMVIPNIGAFIAWGFITALFIPTGWLPNEHFAKIVGPMITYLLPVMIGSTGGHLVGGKRGAVMGGIGTIGVIIGADIPMFLGSMIMGPLGGLVIKHIDRLLDKRIPAGFEMVINNFSLGIAGMLLCLLGFEVIGPAVLIANNFVKECIESLVHAGYLPLLSLINEPAKILFLNNAIDQGVYYPLGMQQASETGKSIFFMVASNPGPGLGLLLGFTFFGRGMSKKSAPGAMIIHFLGGIHELYFPYVLMKPLTLIAMIAGGMTGTWVFNLLGGGLVAGPSPGSIFAYLALTPKGSFLATIAGVTAGTLVTFIVTSIILKMEKSVETENEEDHFAESAKAVKAMKQEGAFSYKNIKRIAFVCDAGMGSSAMGATTFRKRLEKAGLVIAVAHHAIENVPDDADIIVTHASLEGRVKRVSNKPTVLIKNYIGDPLLDELFKKLIAD from the coding sequence ATGGAACACAAGTCTGCTCGTGCAAAGGTCCAGGCTTTTGGGGGCTTTTTGACTGCAATGGTCATTCCCAATATCGGCGCATTTATTGCCTGGGGGTTTATTACTGCCTTATTTATTCCAACCGGTTGGCTACCGAATGAACATTTCGCCAAAATAGTTGGCCCTATGATCACCTATTTGCTGCCAGTAATGATCGGTTCTACTGGCGGCCATCTGGTGGGCGGGAAACGAGGCGCGGTGATGGGGGGAATTGGTACGATTGGCGTCATTATCGGCGCGGATATTCCTATGTTCCTCGGCTCAATGATCATGGGGCCACTTGGTGGGCTGGTGATTAAACATATCGACCGACTGCTGGACAAGCGTATTCCCGCTGGCTTTGAGATGGTGATTAATAACTTCTCTCTGGGGATTGCCGGGATGCTCCTGTGCCTGCTGGGGTTTGAGGTGATTGGCCCGGCAGTGCTCATCGCGAATAATTTTGTGAAAGAGTGTATTGAATCGCTGGTGCATGCCGGTTATCTGCCGCTGCTGTCGCTTATTAACGAACCCGCGAAAATTCTCTTTCTGAATAACGCGATTGATCAGGGCGTCTATTACCCGTTGGGGATGCAACAGGCGTCGGAGACGGGGAAATCGATTTTCTTCATGGTGGCCTCTAACCCTGGCCCGGGATTAGGGCTGCTGCTGGGCTTTACCTTCTTTGGCCGTGGTATGAGCAAAAAGTCCGCGCCGGGAGCGATGATCATCCACTTCCTGGGGGGGATTCACGAGCTGTACTTCCCGTATGTACTGATGAAACCGTTAACGCTGATTGCGATGATCGCTGGCGGGATGACGGGAACCTGGGTGTTTAATCTGTTAGGCGGTGGACTGGTTGCAGGCCCAAGTCCGGGTTCGATTTTTGCGTACCTTGCGCTGACGCCGAAAGGATCTTTCCTGGCTACGATCGCGGGTGTAACGGCGGGAACGCTGGTGACCTTCATCGTGACTTCGATCATCCTGAAAATGGAAAAGAGCGTTGAAACGGAGAATGAAGAAGACCATTTCGCAGAGTCTGCGAAAGCCGTGAAAGCAATGAAACAGGAAGGCGCATTTTCTTATAAGAATATTAAACGTATCGCTTTTGTTTGCGATGCCGGAATGGGTTCCAGCGCGATGGGGGCAACGACATTCCGTAAGCGTCTGGAGAAAGCCGGTCTGGTGATTGCGGTGGCTCATCATGCTATCGAAAATGTTCCTGATGACGCCGATATTATCGTGACGCATGCCAGCCTTGAGGGCCGCGTTAAGCGTGTGAGTAATAAGCCCACGGTGTTAATTAAAAATTACATCGGTGACCCACTGCTGGATGAATTATTTAAAAAACTCATCGCGGATTAG
- the cmtB gene encoding PTS mannitol transporter subunit IIA: MRLIDYFPESSIAIKNAATDWREAIDFSMSSLLSHDYVNSRYIQAIKESTLTNGPYYILAPGVAMPHARPECGALKTGMSLTLLRQEVKFTKDDPIKLLIGLSAADADSHIGAIQALSELLCEDEILTELLTATSEKQLADIIARA; encoded by the coding sequence ATGCGGCTGATTGATTATTTCCCTGAATCGTCAATAGCAATAAAAAATGCAGCGACTGACTGGCGCGAAGCAATTGATTTTTCCATGTCCTCTCTGCTTTCTCATGATTATGTTAACTCACGGTATATTCAGGCCATTAAAGAGTCCACATTAACCAATGGACCTTATTATATTCTGGCGCCAGGCGTCGCAATGCCGCATGCGCGCCCTGAATGTGGTGCTTTAAAAACGGGGATGTCGTTAACACTCCTCCGGCAAGAAGTGAAGTTTACAAAAGATGATCCGATCAAATTATTAATCGGTTTATCCGCCGCAGATGCGGACTCTCACATTGGCGCTATTCAGGCGTTAAGTGAATTATTATGTGAAGATGAAATTCTTACTGAGTTGTTAACAGCGACATCTGAAAAACAGCTAGCGGATATTATTGCTCGCGCATAA
- the tkt gene encoding transketolase, with protein sequence MSSRKELANAIRALSMDAVQKAKSGHPGAPMGMADIAEVLWRDFLNHNPQNPSWADRDRFVLSNGHGSMLIYSLLHLTGYDLPMSELQNFRQLHSKTPGHPEVGYTAGVETTTGPLGQGIANAVGMAIAEKTLAAQFNRPGHDIVDHFTYAFMGDGCMMEGISHEVCSLAGTLKLGKLIAFYDDNGISIDGHVEGWFTDDTAKRFEAYGWHVVRGIDGHDAEAIKRAVEEARAVTDKPSLLMCKTIIGFGSPNKAGTHDSHGAPLGDAEIALTREQLGWKYAPFEIPSEIYAQWDAKEAGQAKEAAWNEKFAAYAKAFPQEAAEFTRRMKGEMPSDFDAKANEFIAKLQANPAKIASRKASQNAIEAFGPLLPEFLGGSADLAPSNLTLWSGSKAINEDAAGNYIHYGVREFGMTAIANGISLHGGFLPYTSTFLMFVEYARNAVRMAALMKQRQVMVYTHDSIGLGEDGPTHQPVEQVASLRVTPNMSTWRPCDQVESAVAWKYGVERQDGPTALILSRQNLAQQERTEEQLANIARGGYVLKDCAGQPELIFIATGSEVELAVAAWDKLSAEGVKARVVSMPSTDAFDKQDAAYREAVLPKAVSARVAVEAGIADYWFKYVGLNGAIVGMTTFGESAPAELLFEEFGFTVDNVVAKAKELL encoded by the coding sequence ATGTCCTCACGTAAAGAGCTTGCCAATGCTATTCGTGCGCTGAGCATGGACGCAGTACAGAAAGCCAAATCCGGCCACCCGGGTGCCCCTATGGGTATGGCTGACATTGCCGAAGTCCTGTGGCGTGATTTCCTGAACCACAACCCGCAGAACCCTTCCTGGGCTGACCGTGACCGCTTCGTGCTGTCTAACGGCCACGGCTCCATGCTGATCTACAGCCTGCTGCACCTCACCGGCTATGACCTGCCGATGTCTGAGCTGCAAAACTTCCGTCAGCTGCACTCCAAAACGCCGGGCCACCCGGAAGTGGGTTACACCGCAGGTGTTGAAACCACCACCGGTCCGCTGGGCCAGGGGATTGCGAACGCGGTCGGTATGGCGATTGCGGAAAAAACACTGGCGGCGCAGTTCAACCGTCCAGGCCACGATATCGTGGATCACTTCACCTATGCCTTCATGGGCGATGGCTGCATGATGGAAGGTATTTCCCATGAAGTCTGCTCTCTGGCAGGAACGCTGAAGCTGGGCAAACTGATCGCGTTCTACGATGACAACGGTATCTCTATCGATGGTCACGTTGAAGGCTGGTTCACTGATGACACCGCTAAACGTTTCGAAGCCTACGGCTGGCACGTTGTGCGCGGTATCGACGGTCACGATGCTGAAGCGATTAAACGCGCGGTTGAAGAAGCGCGCGCCGTTACTGACAAACCGTCCCTGCTGATGTGCAAAACCATCATCGGTTTCGGTTCCCCGAACAAAGCGGGTACGCACGACTCTCACGGCGCGCCGCTGGGCGATGCTGAAATCGCACTGACCCGCGAACAGCTGGGCTGGAAATACGCGCCGTTCGAAATCCCGTCTGAAATCTACGCGCAGTGGGATGCGAAAGAAGCCGGTCAGGCAAAAGAAGCGGCCTGGAATGAGAAATTCGCCGCCTATGCAAAAGCCTTCCCGCAGGAAGCCGCTGAATTTACCCGTCGTATGAAAGGCGAAATGCCGTCTGACTTCGACGCGAAAGCGAATGAATTTATCGCTAAGTTGCAGGCTAACCCGGCGAAAATCGCCAGCCGTAAAGCGTCTCAGAATGCGATTGAAGCGTTTGGGCCGCTGCTGCCTGAGTTCCTCGGCGGTTCCGCTGACCTGGCGCCAAGCAACCTGACCCTGTGGTCGGGTTCTAAAGCCATCAACGAAGATGCTGCGGGTAACTACATCCATTACGGCGTGCGCGAGTTCGGTATGACCGCCATCGCTAACGGTATCTCCCTGCACGGTGGTTTCCTGCCGTACACCTCTACCTTCCTGATGTTCGTGGAATATGCCCGTAACGCGGTGCGTATGGCTGCGCTGATGAAACAGCGTCAGGTGATGGTCTACACCCACGACTCCATCGGTCTGGGCGAAGATGGCCCGACTCACCAGCCGGTAGAGCAGGTGGCTTCTCTGCGCGTAACGCCGAACATGAGCACCTGGCGTCCGTGTGACCAGGTTGAATCCGCAGTGGCGTGGAAATACGGCGTTGAGCGTCAGGACGGCCCGACCGCGCTGATCCTCTCCCGTCAGAATCTGGCGCAGCAGGAACGTACCGAAGAGCAGCTGGCGAACATCGCGCGCGGTGGTTATGTGCTGAAAGATTGCGCCGGTCAGCCGGAACTGATCTTCATCGCAACCGGTTCTGAAGTTGAGCTGGCCGTTGCCGCATGGGACAAACTGTCTGCCGAAGGCGTGAAAGCGCGCGTGGTCTCCATGCCGTCTACCGACGCGTTCGACAAGCAGGATGCCGCTTACCGTGAAGCCGTACTGCCGAAAGCGGTTTCCGCTCGCGTGGCAGTAGAAGCGGGTATCGCTGACTACTGGTTCAAATACGTGGGCCTGAATGGCGCTATCGTCGGCATGACCACCTTCGGTGAGTCTGCGCCTGCTGAGCTGCTGTTCGAAGAGTTCGGCTTTACCGTTGATAACGTTGTCGCGAAAGCAAAAGAACTGCTGTAA